A region of Panthera uncia isolate 11264 chromosome D4, Puncia_PCG_1.0, whole genome shotgun sequence DNA encodes the following proteins:
- the TRPM6 gene encoding transient receptor potential cation channel subfamily M member 6 isoform X1 → MPIFSTISEISASLKSPQEPHHHYSAIERNNLMRLSQTIPFTPIQLFAGEEVTVYRLEESSPLNLGKSMSSWSQRGRAAMIQVLSREEMGGGLRKAMRVVSTWSEDDVLRPGQVFIVKSFLPEVVQSWHRIFQESTVLHLCLREIQQQRAAQKLIYTFNQVKPQTIPYTPRFLEVFLIYCHSANQWLTIEKYMTGEFRKYNNNNGDEIAPSNTLEELLLAFSHWTYEYTRGELLVLDLQGVGENLTDPSVIKPEDKQSRGMVFGPANLGEDAIRNFIAKHRCNSCCRKLKLPDLKRNDYSPGRLNSTFGLDTKIEPAEGPPAREGGGNSPEDLTRL, encoded by the exons ATGCCAATCTTCTCTACAATTTCAGAAATCTCAGCCTCCTTAAAAAGCCCTCAAGAGCCTCACCATCATTATTCAG CCATTGAAAGGAATAATTTAATGAGGCTTTCTCAGACTATACCATTTACACCAATCCAACTGTTTG CGGGAGAAGAGGTAACTGTCTACAGGCTGGAGGAGAGTTCCCCTTTGAATCTTGGGAAAAGCATGTCTTCTTGGTCCCAGCGAGGAAGAGCCGCAATGATCCAGGTGCTGTCCCGAGAGGAGATGGGCGGCGGGCTCCGCAAAGCCATGAGGGTCGTCAGCACCTGGTCCGAGGATGATGTTCTCCGGCCAGGGCAGGTTTTCATCGTGAAGTCCTTTCTACCTGAGGTTGTGCAGTCATGGCACAGAATCTTCCAGGAGAGTACTGTGCTTCATCTTTGCCTCAGG GAAATTCAACAACAAAGAGCTGCTCAAAAGCTTATCTATACTTTCAACCAAGTGAAACCACAAACCATTCCCTACACGCCAAG GTTTCTGGAAGTTTTCTTAATCTACTGCCATTCGGCTAACCAGTGGTTGACCATTGAGAAGTATATGACGGGAGAGTTCCGGAAGTACAACAATAACAATGGTGATGAAATTGCCCCCAGCAACACCTTGGAGGAGCTGTTGTTGGCTTTCTCTCACTGGACCTATGAGTATACCCGGGGAGAGCTGCTGGTTTTAGATCTGCAAG gTGTTGGGGAAAATTTGACTGATCCATCTGTTATAAAACCTGAAGACAAACA ATCAAGAGGAATGGTGTTTGGACCAGCCAATTTAGGGGAAGATGCAATTAGAAACTTCATTGCGAAACATCGTTGCAACTCCTGCTGCCGGAAGCTCAAACTCCCGG atttaaaaagaaatgactatTCCCCTGGAAGGCTAAATTCCACTTTTGGACTTGATACCAAAATAGAACCAGCCGAGGGGCCTCCGgcgagggaagggggtgggaattCTCCAGAAGACCTCACACGACTGTga
- the TRPM6 gene encoding transient receptor potential cation channel subfamily M member 6 isoform X2, protein MRLSQTIPFTPIQLFAGEEVTVYRLEESSPLNLGKSMSSWSQRGRAAMIQVLSREEMGGGLRKAMRVVSTWSEDDVLRPGQVFIVKSFLPEVVQSWHRIFQESTVLHLCLREIQQQRAAQKLIYTFNQVKPQTIPYTPRFLEVFLIYCHSANQWLTIEKYMTGEFRKYNNNNGDEIAPSNTLEELLLAFSHWTYEYTRGELLVLDLQGVGENLTDPSVIKPEDKQSRGMVFGPANLGEDAIRNFIAKHRCNSCCRKLKLPDLKRNDYSPGRLNSTFGLDTKIEPAEGPPAREGGGNSPEDLTRL, encoded by the exons ATGAGGCTTTCTCAGACTATACCATTTACACCAATCCAACTGTTTG CGGGAGAAGAGGTAACTGTCTACAGGCTGGAGGAGAGTTCCCCTTTGAATCTTGGGAAAAGCATGTCTTCTTGGTCCCAGCGAGGAAGAGCCGCAATGATCCAGGTGCTGTCCCGAGAGGAGATGGGCGGCGGGCTCCGCAAAGCCATGAGGGTCGTCAGCACCTGGTCCGAGGATGATGTTCTCCGGCCAGGGCAGGTTTTCATCGTGAAGTCCTTTCTACCTGAGGTTGTGCAGTCATGGCACAGAATCTTCCAGGAGAGTACTGTGCTTCATCTTTGCCTCAGG GAAATTCAACAACAAAGAGCTGCTCAAAAGCTTATCTATACTTTCAACCAAGTGAAACCACAAACCATTCCCTACACGCCAAG GTTTCTGGAAGTTTTCTTAATCTACTGCCATTCGGCTAACCAGTGGTTGACCATTGAGAAGTATATGACGGGAGAGTTCCGGAAGTACAACAATAACAATGGTGATGAAATTGCCCCCAGCAACACCTTGGAGGAGCTGTTGTTGGCTTTCTCTCACTGGACCTATGAGTATACCCGGGGAGAGCTGCTGGTTTTAGATCTGCAAG gTGTTGGGGAAAATTTGACTGATCCATCTGTTATAAAACCTGAAGACAAACA ATCAAGAGGAATGGTGTTTGGACCAGCCAATTTAGGGGAAGATGCAATTAGAAACTTCATTGCGAAACATCGTTGCAACTCCTGCTGCCGGAAGCTCAAACTCCCGG atttaaaaagaaatgactatTCCCCTGGAAGGCTAAATTCCACTTTTGGACTTGATACCAAAATAGAACCAGCCGAGGGGCCTCCGgcgagggaagggggtgggaattCTCCAGAAGACCTCACACGACTGTga